Proteins found in one Vallitalea guaymasensis genomic segment:
- a CDS encoding response regulator transcription factor codes for MEKIIVADDELEIRELIKVCLENEGYEVVTVKNGKEAVEAVDSSVGLIILDVMMPIMNGIMACNEIRKKSSVPIIFLTAKTQDSDMIFGLSAGADDYIKKPFTPPILIAKIKAVLRRYRILGADAYEDKSDKKIYVKDLVIDIESHNVIRENKEIHLTKTEFDILLLLANHKGQVFSIERIYESVWNEAYIDVSANTVMVHIKKLRNKIKNTEQNEYIKTVWGVGYKIEK; via the coding sequence ATGGAAAAGATTATTGTTGCTGATGATGAATTAGAGATACGAGAATTAATAAAAGTATGTTTGGAGAATGAAGGTTACGAGGTTGTAACTGTCAAGAATGGAAAAGAAGCTGTTGAAGCTGTTGATTCTAGTGTTGGACTTATTATACTGGATGTGATGATGCCTATTATGAATGGTATAATGGCGTGTAATGAAATCAGAAAGAAGAGTAGTGTACCAATTATTTTTCTTACTGCAAAGACACAGGATTCTGATATGATATTTGGTCTATCAGCAGGAGCAGATGATTACATAAAAAAACCTTTTACACCACCTATTTTAATTGCAAAAATAAAAGCTGTATTGAGGAGATATAGAATTTTAGGTGCAGATGCTTATGAAGATAAAAGCGATAAAAAGATATATGTAAAAGATTTAGTTATAGATATAGAATCTCATAATGTCATTCGTGAAAATAAAGAGATTCATTTAACAAAGACGGAATTTGATATTTTATTGCTTCTTGCAAATCATAAGGGACAAGTTTTTAGCATTGAACGTATATATGAAAGTGTATGGAATGAAGCTTACATAGATGTTTCGGCTAATACGGTTATGGTACATATTAAGAAGTTAAGAAATAAAATTAAGAATACCGAGCAAAATGAATATATCAAAACAGTATGGGGAGTGGGTTACAAAATTGAAAAATAA
- a CDS encoding gamma carbonic anhydrase family protein encodes MTYKGYKPEIDESAYIAPSADIIGQVKVKENASIWFGAVLRGDINKITVGKCSNVQDNSTVHVSEDTGTEIGDYVTIGHNCIIHGCKINDYTLIGMGSIILDGAVISENSIVGAGSLVTGNKIFPPGVLILGSPAKVRRKLTEEEIKGLKESANHYVDTANEYKIQ; translated from the coding sequence ATGACATATAAAGGATATAAACCAGAAATTGATGAAAGTGCATATATTGCTCCAAGTGCTGATATTATAGGACAAGTTAAGGTAAAAGAAAATGCAAGTATATGGTTTGGTGCTGTACTTAGAGGAGATATAAATAAAATAACAGTAGGTAAATGTTCTAATGTACAAGACAATAGTACAGTACATGTATCAGAGGATACTGGTACGGAGATAGGGGATTATGTTACTATTGGTCATAATTGTATTATACATGGCTGTAAAATAAATGATTACACTCTTATAGGGATGGGGAGCATAATATTAGATGGTGCAGTTATAAGTGAAAATTCTATAGTCGGAGCAGGAAGTCTAGTGACAGGTAATAAGATATTTCCCCCTGGTGTGCTTATATTAGGTTCACCAGCAAAAGTTAGAAGAAAACTCACTGAGGAAGAAATAAAAGGATTAAAAGAATCAGCAAACCATTATGTTGATACTGCAAATGAATATAAAATTCAATAA
- a CDS encoding methyl-accepting chemotaxis protein has product MKSIKTKLILAISVIVLISCVGVSIISYTYGSKVLLNKTEDNLVVISEKSSQVISERINIEKEVLKSVASKEKIVENYVTKREKMIALNNEIRKYGYSKMLIANIDGQAYSNDNKEYDVSQREYFKKAMDGETIISDVIVIEDSLVVTYATPIWRGGGVCGVLIGVRDINTFINMISDITIGESGYAFIVNREGQLVADKSIERVVDNVNLLEESKNSSKYNEIVNKMIEGQSGSGKYSFNNANNIMGYAPILNTNWSLGVVAPVNEVLSELDKMKSTSFKTILVTLVITLIIVYILGAMIAKPLRKLAKVLNKLSRYDLSRNDENISRYFKRRDEIGIISNSLSKMQDNFIELIKKISDASKEVRDSSLSMTDITGQCANAANSVAVTVGEIAKSASDQAHNTEVGSDAIYQLGNLIEDEKNVMEELNDNSDKVGELIESGLIEIDELINKTEESGKSAKDIFGVVAETNKSTQKISKASTMIAAIAEQTNLLALNAAIEAARAGDAGKGFAVVADEIRKLAEQSTHSTKEIDNIVNELINNAQEAVVKIKEVSDIVEEQVTSVKVTENKYKDISHAINDSSRSVDKLNNLGEELQIKKASILDVIGNLSTIAEENAASTQEVAASTQEQSASLQLIATTSEKLSNLANELDETTSQFKL; this is encoded by the coding sequence GTGAAAAGTATAAAAACAAAGTTGATTTTAGCAATATCAGTCATTGTATTAATATCATGTGTTGGAGTATCAATAATATCTTATACATATGGAAGCAAAGTATTATTAAACAAGACAGAAGATAATCTGGTTGTTATATCTGAAAAGTCATCTCAAGTAATTTCCGAAAGAATTAATATTGAAAAAGAAGTACTCAAATCTGTTGCATCCAAAGAAAAAATAGTTGAAAATTATGTAACTAAACGAGAAAAAATGATAGCACTTAATAACGAAATAAGAAAATACGGGTATTCTAAGATGTTGATAGCTAATATTGATGGACAAGCTTATTCCAACGACAACAAAGAATATGATGTATCCCAAAGAGAATATTTCAAGAAAGCTATGGATGGAGAAACTATAATTTCAGATGTTATTGTAATTGAAGATTCTCTAGTGGTAACATATGCAACTCCAATCTGGAGAGGTGGAGGAGTATGTGGTGTATTGATTGGTGTCAGAGATATTAATACATTCATTAATATGATTTCTGATATAACTATTGGAGAAAGTGGATATGCTTTCATAGTTAATAGGGAAGGTCAATTAGTAGCAGATAAAAGTATTGAAAGAGTTGTTGATAATGTCAATCTATTAGAAGAATCCAAGAACTCTAGTAAATACAATGAAATCGTCAATAAAATGATAGAAGGGCAAAGTGGTAGCGGAAAATATAGCTTCAATAATGCTAATAACATTATGGGATATGCTCCAATATTAAATACCAATTGGTCACTAGGAGTTGTGGCACCAGTAAATGAAGTATTAAGTGAACTGGATAAGATGAAATCAACTAGTTTCAAAACTATACTCGTAACTTTAGTAATAACTTTAATAATAGTCTATATATTGGGAGCAATGATTGCTAAACCTCTAAGAAAATTAGCAAAAGTATTGAATAAATTATCTAGATATGATTTAAGTAGGAATGATGAGAATATAAGCCGATATTTTAAAAGAAGAGATGAAATTGGAATCATATCCAATTCTTTATCAAAGATGCAAGATAATTTTATAGAACTTATTAAAAAGATTTCTGATGCATCCAAAGAAGTAAGGGATTCTTCTCTTTCTATGACAGATATTACTGGACAATGTGCAAACGCTGCTAATAGTGTAGCAGTAACTGTGGGAGAAATTGCAAAAAGTGCTTCTGATCAGGCGCATAATACAGAAGTGGGTTCAGATGCAATATATCAGCTAGGTAATTTGATAGAAGACGAGAAAAATGTTATGGAAGAACTTAATGATAATTCTGATAAAGTAGGTGAACTAATAGAATCAGGTCTGATTGAGATAGATGAGTTGATTAATAAAACAGAAGAGAGTGGTAAATCAGCAAAAGATATTTTTGGTGTTGTTGCTGAGACAAACAAAAGCACACAAAAAATCAGCAAAGCAAGTACTATGATTGCGGCTATTGCAGAACAAACTAATCTATTAGCTTTAAATGCAGCGATAGAAGCGGCTAGAGCAGGAGATGCAGGAAAAGGATTTGCAGTAGTTGCAGATGAAATAAGGAAACTTGCTGAACAATCTACTCATTCAACAAAAGAAATTGATAATATAGTTAACGAATTAATTAATAATGCTCAAGAGGCTGTAGTCAAGATAAAAGAGGTTTCTGACATTGTTGAAGAGCAAGTTACAAGTGTCAAAGTAACAGAAAATAAATATAAAGATATTTCTCATGCTATAAACGATTCAAGTAGAAGTGTTGACAAACTGAATAATTTGGGGGAAGAACTCCAAATAAAAAAAGCTAGTATACTAGATGTTATAGGTAATCTATCTACCATTGCAGAAGAAAATGCAGCTAGTACCCAAGAAGTTGCTGCATCTACCCAAGAACAATCTGCATCATTGCAATTGATAGCAACCACTAGTGAGAAATTATCCAATCTAGCAAATGAATTGGATGAAACTACATCCCAATTCAAATTATAA
- a CDS encoding methyl-accepting chemotaxis protein, which produces MKSIKSKLILILCVIIVISCSGLGLISYNFSKQALVDSVEHNLITIAEKSSQLIEERVNKELGKLEVIAGRTRITDPDNTTEDKLDALREEISRNGYQLMDLIDTHGQAVSTGNKKYDLSHREYFKRAMNGQSTISDLLVSAEDGSLIVVYATPIKSNGDITGVLVAIKEAISFSDVIKDITVGETGYAYVVNDEGMIVADKDVKRVNNVNLLKEVENDKKSKKLKELLDKMIAKEQGSGSYTYNGSEHMIGYSPINNTNWSIGITAPLDEVLSELDGLRSSTLMISGVILIISLFFIYLVGAFITKPLVDLSKNIDIMAQFDLRENNDNKILKHKKRKDEIGFIFNSISVMQNNFISLIKKITETVNSITESSASMSLTTQQSAQAAEEVATTISEIAKGATDQAKDTEKGSETVYELGDLIEKEHECMEEVSTNSDKVIKLADEGLIEINELKEKTDLSKEATIEIFEVIKKTNESSKKISKASTMIASIAEQTNLLALNAAIEAARAGDAGKGFAVVADEIRTLAEQSTESTKEIDLVVNELITNAGQTVKRMEEVYTIVNHQINSVDVTEGKYKQIVEAISSTDDSIDRLNSIGVELQKKKENILDVIQNLSAIAEENAASTEEAAASTEEQSASLQQIASTSESLAELAAELNQEASKFQL; this is translated from the coding sequence ATGAAGAGTATCAAGTCAAAATTGATATTGATTTTGTGCGTAATAATTGTGATTTCATGTAGTGGGTTAGGGTTGATCTCTTATAATTTTAGTAAGCAGGCGTTGGTAGATTCTGTAGAACATAATCTAATAACTATTGCTGAAAAATCATCACAATTAATAGAAGAAAGAGTTAATAAGGAATTAGGAAAATTAGAGGTCATTGCTGGTAGAACTAGAATAACAGATCCAGATAATACTACTGAAGATAAGTTAGATGCTCTAAGAGAAGAAATCAGTAGAAATGGATATCAGTTGATGGATTTAATTGATACTCATGGACAGGCTGTGTCTACAGGTAATAAAAAATATGATCTAAGTCATAGAGAATATTTTAAAAGGGCAATGAATGGACAATCTACTATTTCTGATTTGTTGGTTAGTGCAGAAGATGGATCACTGATTGTTGTATATGCTACACCTATAAAATCTAATGGAGATATAACAGGAGTTCTAGTAGCAATAAAAGAAGCAATTTCATTCAGTGATGTCATAAAGGATATAACAGTTGGAGAAACTGGTTATGCATACGTAGTAAATGATGAAGGTATGATTGTTGCAGATAAAGACGTTAAAAGAGTTAACAATGTAAACCTATTGAAAGAAGTAGAAAATGACAAGAAATCTAAAAAATTGAAAGAACTACTAGACAAAATGATTGCAAAAGAACAGGGTAGTGGTTCATATACATATAATGGGTCAGAGCATATGATCGGATATTCACCAATTAATAATACAAACTGGTCAATTGGAATAACAGCTCCTTTGGATGAAGTTTTATCAGAATTAGATGGATTAAGAAGTAGTACGTTAATGATATCAGGAGTAATATTAATCATATCATTATTCTTTATATATCTAGTGGGAGCATTCATCACTAAGCCTCTTGTTGATCTATCTAAAAATATAGATATTATGGCTCAATTTGACTTAAGAGAAAACAATGACAACAAGATTCTTAAGCATAAAAAGAGAAAAGATGAGATAGGATTTATTTTCAACTCAATATCTGTTATGCAGAATAATTTTATTAGCTTGATCAAGAAAATAACTGAAACGGTAAATAGTATAACAGAATCATCAGCTAGTATGAGTTTGACAACTCAGCAATCAGCACAAGCTGCTGAGGAAGTTGCTACTACTATAAGTGAGATTGCCAAAGGAGCAACGGACCAAGCAAAAGATACCGAAAAAGGTTCTGAGACTGTTTATGAATTAGGTGATCTTATAGAAAAAGAACATGAATGTATGGAGGAAGTAAGTACTAATTCAGATAAAGTAATAAAGCTGGCTGATGAAGGACTTATTGAAATTAATGAATTAAAAGAAAAGACTGACCTTAGCAAGGAAGCAACTATAGAGATCTTTGAAGTAATCAAAAAAACCAATGAAAGTTCTAAAAAAATATCAAAGGCAAGTACTATGATTGCATCTATTGCGGAACAGACCAACCTACTAGCACTTAACGCTGCTATAGAGGCTGCAAGAGCAGGTGATGCGGGTAAGGGATTTGCAGTTGTAGCAGATGAGATTAGAACTTTGGCTGAACAATCTACTGAATCTACTAAAGAAATTGATCTAGTAGTAAATGAATTGATTACTAATGCAGGTCAGACAGTTAAACGGATGGAAGAAGTATATACTATAGTCAATCATCAAATAAATAGTGTGGATGTTACAGAAGGCAAGTATAAACAGATTGTCGAAGCTATAAGCAGCACAGATGATAGTATAGATAGATTAAATAGCATAGGTGTAGAATTACAGAAGAAAAAAGAAAATATACTTGATGTTATACAGAATCTATCAGCAATTGCTGAAGAAAATGCAGCTAGTACAGAAGAAGCAGCAGCTTCAACTGAAGAGCAATCTGCATCCTTACAGCAAATTGCAAGTACCAGTGAAAGTCTCGCAGAATTAGCAGCAGAATTAAATCAGGAAGCTTCTAAATTCCAGCTATAG
- a CDS encoding flavin reductase family protein: protein MSKINWKPGNMIYPLPAVLVTCGNCKDNYNIITIAWTGTICTNPPMTYISVRPSRHSYKIIEETKEFVINLSNEKLVRAVDYCGVKSGRDIDKFKEMNLTIEKAREVEAPLIAESPVNIECKVKEIIKLGSHDMFMAEVVAVNADEKYLDNNNKFHLDKSNPICYSHGTYFGLGKKLGTFGYSVAKKSTKNKKSKKMRKPTKK from the coding sequence ATGTCAAAGATAAATTGGAAGCCTGGTAATATGATATATCCTTTACCAGCTGTATTAGTCACATGTGGAAATTGTAAAGATAATTACAATATAATTACTATTGCATGGACAGGAACGATCTGTACAAACCCACCGATGACATATATCTCTGTTCGTCCTAGTAGACATTCATATAAAATAATAGAAGAAACAAAAGAATTCGTTATTAATTTAAGTAATGAAAAATTAGTAAGGGCTGTTGACTATTGTGGAGTTAAATCAGGTAGAGATATTGATAAATTTAAGGAAATGAATCTGACCATTGAGAAAGCTAGAGAAGTTGAAGCTCCTTTAATAGCAGAAAGTCCTGTGAACATTGAATGTAAAGTCAAAGAGATAATAAAACTTGGTTCTCATGATATGTTTATGGCAGAAGTGGTTGCAGTTAATGCTGATGAAAAATATCTAGACAATAACAACAAATTCCATCTAGATAAATCTAATCCCATATGCTATTCACATGGTACTTACTTTGGACTAGGTAAAAAATTAGGTACTTTCGGATATTCTGTAGCAAAGAAATCCACTAAAAACAAAAAGTCAAAGAAAATGAGGAAACCTACTAAAAAGTAG
- a CDS encoding cupin domain-containing protein → MYTPEYFIEKLQLAPHIEGGYYREIYNDTSHKIGIEDYDGKRSLTTTIYYLIKLGQVSKFHKLKSDEIWFYHYGSPLTIHMIDTEGKYSKVVLGLNIEKGELPQLIVPANTIFGAEVVEGGTFTLVSCMVSPGFDFKDFQMYSSNELINEYPDHKEIIHKLNG, encoded by the coding sequence ATGTATACCCCTGAGTATTTTATAGAAAAATTACAATTGGCTCCACATATAGAAGGTGGATATTACCGAGAGATATATAATGATACATCTCATAAAATAGGAATTGAGGATTATGATGGTAAAAGGTCTTTAACAACAACTATTTATTATCTCATAAAACTAGGACAAGTTTCAAAATTTCATAAATTAAAATCTGATGAGATATGGTTCTATCATTATGGTTCACCCCTAACGATACATATGATTGATACAGAAGGAAAATATAGTAAAGTTGTATTGGGATTAAATATAGAAAAAGGAGAATTACCACAGCTGATTGTACCTGCAAATACTATTTTTGGTGCTGAAGTTGTTGAAGGGGGGACTTTTACATTAGTTAGCTGTATGGTTTCTCCAGGATTCGACTTCAAAGACTTTCAAATGTATTCCAGTAATGAATTGATTAATGAATATCCAGACCATAAAGAAATAATACATAAACTCAATGGATAA
- a CDS encoding DUF5050 domain-containing protein produces the protein MDSRYIRYTIMIGLIVLLVGCNKAQSQKKSYKISPIETISKNENTKIRDNDNKQKQKQLNNTSITKKYANLSDDNMNYEDWYLYTEYGKENKPYIYRFNIKTGNKVRVCQGKMVEKTLMSDTIHYINETGIKLLHNNQNINLLNRNIDKYEKIENGYVYISADSIYYFNTTTNTESILTTFKDSIADGIISAASNNNYIMYSIKTDDRVQLNIYNIGNNENKPILQDQVCSNIMSIKGEFFLYNDSNKEIMVYDNDELKELVTAYPSQNKISYYNNKIYYVSDNLYILDTNDYSIKTVNTYSSENTLLEIKDDKVYLYGNQLMIYYIEQDRIKNKNIYLETSNEIDIVEDMIYQINRNEGYIIKSDLEGRRVYNYSLEYFIDYFMGDNCIYLLDDKGIISKIDKDTLAGIETTRKYDNSYIYQVKSKRDNNVFRVENYNALVHLNENTYYPSSSHRLISLESNKRALEELNLSNSDWYDYNDKFIVYVDGSGILHYYNRYTKEKKSLKASNINDLRIINNSIFYYSIDDRALYCYKNNRHKKIVEGNIKEYEVVGNKIYYVDKYLYRVNIDGTEKEKLNDYSTELLIGIDNEIFYMDNEDRNALYRINNNEGTGELMDRILTGDIKDYFTDGEKLYLYYNDKYNHVIQSLNINSLEFERLYVKGSRRK, from the coding sequence ATGGATTCTAGATACATAAGATATACTATAATGATAGGTTTAATAGTCTTGTTAGTTGGTTGTAATAAAGCTCAGAGTCAGAAAAAAAGTTATAAGATATCACCTATTGAAACTATAAGTAAAAATGAAAACACCAAGATAAGAGATAATGATAATAAACAGAAACAAAAACAGTTAAATAATACGTCTATAACTAAGAAATATGCAAATCTATCAGATGATAACATGAATTATGAAGATTGGTATTTATACACTGAATATGGAAAAGAAAATAAACCTTATATATATAGGTTCAATATAAAGACTGGTAATAAAGTAAGGGTGTGTCAAGGTAAAATGGTAGAGAAAACCCTTATGAGTGATACAATACATTATATTAATGAAACAGGTATTAAGTTGCTCCATAACAATCAAAATATTAATTTGCTCAACAGAAATATAGACAAGTATGAAAAAATAGAAAATGGTTATGTCTATATATCAGCTGATTCCATCTATTATTTTAACACTACTACCAATACTGAAAGTATTCTTACTACATTTAAGGATTCCATTGCTGATGGAATAATATCAGCTGCTTCTAACAACAATTATATCATGTACTCTATAAAGACAGATGACAGGGTTCAATTAAATATCTATAATATTGGAAATAATGAAAACAAACCTATATTACAAGACCAAGTTTGTAGTAATATAATGAGTATTAAAGGTGAATTTTTTCTATACAACGATTCAAATAAAGAAATAATGGTTTATGATAATGACGAGTTGAAAGAATTAGTTACAGCTTATCCAAGTCAAAATAAAATATCATATTATAATAATAAGATATATTACGTAAGTGATAATTTATATATTCTTGATACCAATGATTACTCAATAAAAACAGTTAATACATATTCCAGTGAAAACACTTTATTGGAAATCAAAGATGATAAAGTTTACCTTTATGGTAACCAGCTAATGATTTATTACATAGAACAAGATAGAATAAAAAATAAAAATATATATCTAGAAACAAGTAATGAAATAGATATCGTAGAAGATATGATATATCAGATTAACCGTAACGAGGGTTATATAATTAAAAGTGATCTTGAAGGTAGAAGAGTCTATAATTATAGTCTAGAATATTTCATAGATTATTTTATGGGAGACAACTGTATCTATTTATTGGATGACAAGGGAATAATAAGTAAGATAGATAAAGATACTCTTGCTGGTATTGAAACTACTAGAAAATATGATAATTCCTATATATATCAAGTTAAAAGTAAAAGAGATAATAATGTATTCAGAGTAGAGAATTATAATGCATTGGTTCATCTTAATGAAAATACTTATTATCCAAGCAGTTCACATAGATTAATAAGTCTGGAGTCCAATAAGAGGGCATTAGAAGAACTTAACTTAAGTAATAGTGACTGGTATGATTATAATGATAAATTTATAGTATATGTTGATGGAAGTGGAATTCTACACTATTACAATAGGTACACAAAAGAGAAAAAGAGTCTAAAAGCTAGCAATATCAATGATTTAAGAATTATAAATAATAGTATATTCTATTACTCAATAGACGATAGAGCATTATACTGCTATAAAAATAATAGACATAAAAAAATAGTTGAAGGTAATATAAAAGAATATGAAGTAGTAGGTAATAAAATATATTACGTGGACAAGTATTTATATAGAGTTAATATTGATGGTACCGAAAAAGAGAAACTCAATGATTATTCTACTGAATTATTAATTGGTATTGATAATGAAATATTCTATATGGATAATGAAGATAGGAATGCTTTATATAGAATTAATAATAATGAAGGTACTGGTGAATTGATGGATAGAATTTTAACTGGCGATATAAAGGATTATTTTACTGATGGAGAAAAATTATATCTCTATTATAATGATAAATATAATCATGTTATACAATCACTTAATATAAATAGTCTAGAGTTCGAGAGACTATATGTTAAAGGAAGTAGAAGAAAATAG
- a CDS encoding sugar kinase, with protein sequence MSKKVVTMGEIMLRLSTKGYERFTQAESFDVVYGGGEANVAVSLANYGFDAHFVTKLPENPIGQSAVNHLRRFGVNTDYIARGGDRVGIYYLETGASMRPSKVVYDRADSAIAEADIEDFDFDEIFKDAEWFHFSGITPAISKKAAVLTEKALIAAKKHGVTVSVDLNYRKKLWTPEEAKEVMTNLMQYVDVCIGNEEDAEKVLGFKPGETDVTSGNLELDGYKTIFKQMKEKFGFKYVVTTLRESYSASDNGWSALIYDGNEFYRSKKYDIRIVDRVGGGDSFAGGLIYGLLSSNDDFKYALEFAVGASALKHTIKGDFNLVTVDEVETLINGDASGRVQR encoded by the coding sequence ATGAGTAAAAAAGTAGTTACTATGGGAGAAATTATGCTTAGACTCTCAACTAAAGGATATGAAAGATTTACACAAGCTGAGTCTTTTGATGTAGTATATGGTGGTGGAGAAGCTAACGTAGCTGTTTCACTTGCTAATTATGGTTTTGATGCTCATTTCGTGACTAAACTTCCAGAAAATCCAATTGGACAAAGTGCTGTTAATCACTTAAGAAGATTTGGAGTTAATACTGACTATATTGCTAGAGGTGGAGATAGAGTAGGTATATACTACTTAGAGACAGGTGCTTCAATGAGACCTTCAAAAGTAGTTTATGATCGTGCTGATTCTGCAATTGCTGAAGCTGATATTGAAGATTTTGATTTTGATGAAATATTTAAGGATGCAGAGTGGTTCCATTTCTCAGGAATTACACCTGCAATCAGTAAAAAAGCAGCAGTTCTTACTGAAAAAGCATTAATAGCTGCTAAAAAACATGGAGTGACAGTTAGTGTAGACCTTAACTATAGAAAGAAATTATGGACACCAGAAGAAGCAAAAGAAGTAATGACCAATCTAATGCAATATGTTGATGTATGTATTGGTAATGAAGAAGATGCAGAGAAGGTATTAGGATTCAAACCTGGTGAAACAGATGTTACTTCAGGAAATCTTGAACTTGATGGATATAAAACAATATTTAAACAAATGAAAGAAAAATTCGGTTTCAAATATGTTGTTACAACCTTAAGAGAAAGCTATTCAGCATCAGACAATGGATGGTCAGCTCTTATATATGATGGTAATGAATTCTACCGTTCCAAAAAATATGATATAAGAATAGTTGATAGAGTAGGTGGAGGAGACTCATTTGCTGGTGGACTCATTTATGGTTTACTATCAAGCAATGATGACTTCAAATATGCTCTAGAATTTGCTGTTGGTGCTTCTGCACTGAAACATACTATAAAAGGAGATTTTAACTTAGTTACTGTAGATGAAGTAGAAACACTTATTAATGGTGATGCTTCAGGTAGAGTACAAAGATAA
- a CDS encoding bifunctional 4-hydroxy-2-oxoglutarate aldolase/2-dehydro-3-deoxy-phosphogluconate aldolase, translating into MKRMETIKKIVDSGVVAVIRAESKEDGMKIIEAVKAGGIKALEITMTVPGAVDIIKELTDLYKDEDVIIGAGTVLDPETARACILAGAEYIVSSSFNPETVKLCNRYRVPVMPGIMTPAEALTALESGVEILKVFPGNAFGPSIIKAFKGPMPQGNYMPTGGVSLDNVHEWIEAGAVAVGTGSVLTKGAKTGNYELVTETAKKFVDAVKEARKNLNK; encoded by the coding sequence ATGAAAAGAATGGAAACAATTAAAAAAATCGTAGATAGCGGTGTTGTTGCAGTTATCCGTGCAGAGTCAAAAGAAGATGGTATGAAAATTATTGAAGCTGTAAAAGCTGGTGGAATCAAGGCACTTGAAATTACAATGACAGTACCAGGTGCAGTTGATATTATAAAAGAATTAACTGATTTATACAAAGATGAAGATGTAATCATTGGAGCAGGAACAGTTCTTGATCCAGAAACTGCTAGAGCATGTATTCTTGCAGGAGCAGAATATATCGTAAGTTCAAGTTTTAATCCAGAAACTGTAAAATTATGTAATCGTTATAGAGTACCTGTTATGCCAGGTATCATGACACCTGCTGAGGCTCTAACTGCTCTTGAATCAGGTGTAGAAATCTTGAAAGTATTCCCAGGAAATGCATTTGGTCCTTCTATCATCAAAGCATTCAAAGGTCCTATGCCTCAAGGTAATTACATGCCAACAGGTGGTGTAAGTCTTGATAATGTTCATGAATGGATTGAAGCTGGTGCGGTAGCTGTAGGAACAGGAAGCGTTCTTACTAAAGGAGCTAAAACTGGCAATTATGAACTAGTAACTGAAACTGCTAAGAAATTTGTTGATGCTGTAAAAGAAGCTAGAAAAAACTTAAATAAATAA